The following proteins are encoded in a genomic region of Pseudorca crassidens isolate mPseCra1 chromosome 1, mPseCra1.hap1, whole genome shotgun sequence:
- the LOC137231346 gene encoding ceroid-lipofuscinosis neuronal protein 6 homolog isoform X5, whose product MEAAARRRQHPGAAGGPGAQPGASFLQARHSSVKADEAASTAPFHLDLWFYFTLQNWILDFGRPIAMLVFPLEWFPLNKPSVGDYFHMAYNIITPFLLLKLIERSPRTLPRSMIYVSIITFIMGASIHLVGDSVNHRLIFSGYQNHLSVRENPIIKNLKPETLIDSFELLYYYDEYLGHSMWYIPFFLILFMYFSGCFTPTKAESSMPGPALPLVVPSGLYYWYLVTEGQIFILFIFTFFAMLALVLHQKRKRLFLDSNGLFLFSSFALTLLLVALWVAWLWNDPVLRKKYPGVIYVPEPWAFYTLHVSSRH is encoded by the exons ATGGAGGCGGCGGCACGGAGGCGGCAGCACCCGGGAGCGGCGGGTGGCCCGGGCGCGCAGCCGGGCGCCTCCTTCCTGCAGGCCAG GCACAGCTCCGTCAAGGCTGATGAGGCTGCCAGCACGGCTCCCTTCCACCTTGATCTCTGGTTCTACTTCACCCTGCAGAACTGGATTCTAGACTTTGGCCGCCCCATTGCCATG CTGGTGTTTCCTCTCGAGTGGTTTCCGCTTAACAAGCCCAGCGTGGGGGACTACTTCCACATGGCCTACAACATCATCACGCCCTTTCTCCTGCTCAAG CTCATCGAGCGGTCCCCACGCACCCTGCCGCGCTCCATGATCTATGTCAGCATCATCACCTTCATCATGGGCGCCAGCATCCACCTGGTGGGTGACTCTGTAAACCACCGCCTGATCTTCAGCGGCTACCAGAACCACCTGTCAGTCCGCGAGAACCCCATCATCAAGAATCTCAAGCCGGAGACGCTG ATCGACTCCTTTGAGCTGCTCTACTACTACGACGAGTACCTGGGCCACTCCATGTG GTACATCCCcttcttcctcatcctcttcATGTACTTCAGTGGCTGCTTCACTCCCACCAAAGCTGAGAGCTCAATGCCagggccagccctgcccctggtGGTGCCCAGCGGCCTGTACTACTG GTACCTGGTCACCGAGGGCCAGATCTTCATCCTCTTCATCTTCACCTTCTTCGCCATGCTGGCCCTTGTCCTGCACCAGAAGCGCAAGCGCCTCTTCCTGGACAGCAAcggcctcttcctcttctcctcctttgCCCTCACCCTCCTGCTCGTGGCGCTCTGGGTCGCCTGGCTATGGAATGACCCAGTACTCAGGAAGAAGTACCCGGGCGTCATCTACGTCCCTGAGCCCTGGGCCTTCTACACCCTCCACGTCAGCAGCCGACACTGA